One Mesorhizobium sp. J428 DNA segment encodes these proteins:
- a CDS encoding phage tail tape measure protein, with protein MAGEADAERLVVLLEARLTDFERNMLKASGISQKNFNAIRKASKSATRDMEQDMIRSTSRINQALATSAAKVGSYGKAFVGGFVGGIVGGGLAGIVAQVGKIAEGVAEVGRQAKMAGVGVKSFSELSFVVEQARIPVDTLADGLKELNLRADEFITTGKGSAAEAFGRLGYSAEDLAKKLEDPTELFTEIIGKLQQFDKAAQIRISDELFGGQAGERFVELIDLGADGIRKQISFAREMGLVMDKEMVAKAAEVDRKFNLIAKTIGTAVKSAIVDAVSAWFEFLDSYRDFQNQGDQTLVNRAKDLDAQRLEIENRILEAQNRSGMTDRARAKTLNTLRIELEKIDAQRAQVEAELQRRAPETPSAAPQTIAPRDNSADYIAAYRKELELTNRERAIAAEQERILADAVGRGITVTQDQARALAEEKVARDEAEQAASKAAANQERAQETTDRERAAVRELIAELEQELQLVGASEETKRAANALRMAGAAATEEERNRIVALNEELYRSQEQHERLAEASEFFNDTLGDAMMDLIPQIETGNAALDRFLNTLLEAVAQAVLLGKGPLAGLFGDLFGGGKGGSSGKGGGFLSSISSASDKAPSVAPASDVMQSYRDAIASIESAGSGDYNALGPWTKGDRAYGRYQVMGQNVPSWTKDALGREMTPAQFLADPSAQDAVFDHRFGSYLTKYGNPQDAASAWFTGGPLKNGAGASDVLGTTGSAYVEKFNTQLKLLGDTAASSVDGLKTFDTSLVDMAGKLTSKDGPLGGLFGTGLDNFGNFMDGRNGGLGALLGYGGGSGGGGGGLFGMLLSFLPKLLGFANGTHSAPGGLSRINERGGEIIDLPKGSRVIPHDVSMRMADQARSQPGKVDLNVNITGASGDDHVRKLAAQGARQAIWEYNEGLANGGFGDVQRRYISQKA; from the coding sequence ATGGCCGGTGAAGCAGACGCGGAACGTCTTGTCGTTCTCCTCGAGGCACGGCTGACCGATTTCGAGCGCAACATGCTCAAGGCGTCCGGCATCTCGCAGAAGAACTTCAACGCTATCCGGAAGGCCAGCAAGAGCGCCACGCGTGACATGGAGCAGGACATGATCCGCTCCACGTCGCGCATCAACCAGGCGCTCGCCACATCGGCGGCAAAGGTCGGCTCCTACGGCAAGGCGTTCGTGGGCGGCTTCGTCGGTGGCATCGTGGGCGGCGGCCTCGCCGGCATCGTGGCACAGGTCGGCAAGATCGCCGAGGGCGTCGCCGAGGTCGGACGCCAAGCCAAGATGGCGGGTGTCGGCGTGAAGTCCTTCTCGGAACTCAGCTTCGTCGTGGAGCAGGCGCGCATCCCGGTCGACACGCTCGCCGACGGGCTGAAGGAACTCAACCTTCGCGCCGACGAGTTCATCACCACCGGAAAGGGCAGTGCTGCCGAGGCGTTCGGCCGGCTGGGCTACAGCGCCGAGGATCTGGCGAAGAAGCTGGAAGACCCGACCGAGCTGTTCACCGAGATCATCGGCAAGCTGCAGCAGTTCGATAAGGCGGCGCAGATCCGCATCAGCGACGAGCTGTTCGGCGGTCAGGCCGGCGAGCGCTTCGTTGAGCTGATCGACCTGGGCGCGGACGGCATCCGCAAGCAGATCAGCTTCGCCCGCGAGATGGGCCTTGTCATGGACAAGGAGATGGTCGCCAAGGCCGCGGAGGTCGACCGCAAGTTCAACCTCATCGCCAAGACCATCGGCACTGCGGTCAAATCGGCGATCGTCGACGCAGTGTCGGCATGGTTCGAGTTCCTGGACAGCTACCGCGACTTCCAGAACCAGGGCGACCAGACGCTGGTCAACAGGGCGAAGGATCTCGACGCGCAGCGGTTGGAGATCGAGAACCGCATCCTGGAGGCGCAGAACCGCAGCGGCATGACCGACCGCGCCCGCGCCAAGACGCTGAACACCCTTCGCATCGAACTGGAGAAGATCGACGCACAGCGGGCACAGGTCGAGGCTGAGCTACAGCGCCGGGCGCCAGAGACGCCGTCGGCCGCGCCGCAGACCATCGCGCCGCGCGACAACTCTGCCGACTACATCGCGGCCTATCGCAAGGAACTGGAGCTGACGAACCGCGAACGCGCAATCGCTGCCGAGCAGGAGCGCATCCTTGCCGATGCGGTGGGGCGTGGCATCACCGTGACACAGGATCAGGCCCGGGCGCTGGCCGAGGAGAAGGTCGCCCGCGACGAGGCGGAGCAGGCCGCGAGCAAGGCCGCTGCGAACCAGGAACGGGCACAGGAGACCACCGATCGGGAACGCGCCGCGGTTCGGGAACTCATCGCCGAGCTGGAGCAGGAATTGCAACTGGTCGGCGCATCTGAGGAGACGAAGCGGGCGGCGAACGCGCTGCGCATGGCAGGGGCGGCCGCAACTGAGGAAGAGCGGAATCGCATCGTCGCCTTGAACGAGGAACTGTATCGGTCGCAGGAGCAGCACGAGCGGCTTGCCGAAGCTTCCGAGTTCTTCAATGACACGCTCGGCGATGCCATGATGGATCTGATCCCTCAGATCGAGACCGGTAACGCAGCGCTCGACCGGTTCCTCAATACGCTGCTGGAGGCTGTGGCGCAGGCGGTGTTGCTCGGCAAGGGGCCACTGGCCGGCCTGTTCGGCGATCTGTTCGGCGGAGGCAAGGGAGGATCATCGGGCAAGGGTGGTGGCTTCCTGTCCTCGATATCCTCTGCCAGCGACAAGGCTCCGTCCGTGGCCCCAGCCTCCGATGTCATGCAGAGCTATCGCGACGCCATCGCCTCGATCGAGAGCGCCGGCAGCGGCGATTACAATGCTCTCGGTCCGTGGACCAAGGGAGACCGCGCCTACGGCCGATACCAGGTCATGGGGCAGAACGTTCCGTCGTGGACCAAGGATGCGCTCGGCCGAGAGATGACGCCGGCACAGTTCCTTGCCGATCCCTCGGCACAGGATGCCGTGTTCGATCACCGGTTCGGCTCCTACCTCACCAAATACGGCAACCCGCAGGACGCCGCGTCGGCATGGTTCACCGGCGGCCCGTTGAAGAACGGCGCCGGCGCGTCGGATGTTCTCGGCACGACCGGCTCTGCCTATGTCGAAAAGTTCAACACGCAACTTAAGCTGCTCGGCGACACGGCGGCCAGCTCTGTTGACGGTCTCAAGACCTTCGATACCAGTCTCGTCGACATGGCCGGGAAGCTAACGAGCAAGGATGGTCCGCTCGGCGGGCTGTTCGGCACCGGTCTCGACAACTTCGGCAACTTCATGGACGGCCGTAACGGCGGCCTCGGCGCGCTGCTGGGCTATGGCGGCGGATCTGGCGGCGGCGGTGGCGGCCTATTCGGCATGCTGTTAAGCTTCCTGCCCAAGCTTTTGGGCTTCGCCAACGGGACACACTCTGCGCCCGGTGGCCTGTCCCGCATCAACGAACGTGGCGGAGAGATCATCGACCTGCCGAAGGGTTCCCGCGTCATCCCGCATGATGTGTCGATGCGCATGGCGGACCAAGCTCGGAGCCAGCCCGGCAAGGTTGATCTGAACGTCAACATCACCGGTGCCAGCGGCGACGACCATGTCCGCAAGCTCGCTGCACAGGGAGCCCGACAGGCGATCTGGGAATACAACGAGGGCCTGGCGAATGGCGGCTTCGGGGACGTCCAGCGCCGATACATTTCTCAGAAGGCGTAA
- a CDS encoding terminase large subunit, translating to MTSSASSYPEWIFDGSTIDDPFGYGQRAIDFLGLLRHPKSRLPGQAFEVPDWHERIVRRIYGPCHPDGRRIVRTVVILLPRGNRKTSLGAALGLLHTIGPEKQPGSEAIFAASDRKQARIAYDEAMGIVQAHPKIEELMRLVDSKNRFVHKKSGAFMEAISADAGTQHGRTPIFALIDELHAWKKRDLYDVISTGMVKVPGSLKIIITTAGRGQENVAYEIVDYARKVARGEINDPTLLPILFETSANADWRDEEVWRRVNPGLANGFPDIEGLRALAREAEHRPGDREAFRQLHLNIWLDHSSDPFVDMSVYDEGAGMVDVDDLEQEPCWLAVDLSTVNDLTVIVAAWRWGEDGYIVHPWFFCPADNLRGRADRDGVPYPQWAEEGNITATPGNVVDYRSVEDQIRELCARFDVREIAFDPHMARNMIANLADDGLPVVEMRQGWVTMAPAIRELERAIVGRRFRHGGHPVLRWNFQNIAVETDKAGNKSFHKGKSTDRIDGAVAAAMAVARCAAGDNGRSSYDSAPENVDEWAFA from the coding sequence ATGACCTCTTCAGCAAGCTCCTATCCTGAGTGGATCTTCGACGGGTCGACTATCGACGATCCGTTTGGCTATGGCCAGCGTGCGATCGACTTCCTCGGGCTGCTGCGTCATCCCAAGTCGCGGTTGCCCGGTCAAGCATTTGAAGTGCCGGACTGGCACGAACGCATCGTCCGCAGGATCTACGGTCCCTGCCATCCTGACGGCCGGCGCATCGTCCGCACTGTCGTGATCTTGCTGCCACGTGGCAACCGAAAGACCTCGCTCGGCGCCGCCTTGGGTCTCCTCCACACGATTGGACCGGAGAAGCAACCGGGAAGCGAGGCGATCTTCGCAGCGTCGGATCGGAAGCAGGCACGTATCGCCTATGACGAAGCGATGGGCATCGTGCAGGCGCATCCCAAGATTGAGGAGCTCATGCGGCTCGTCGATTCGAAGAACAGGTTCGTTCACAAGAAATCCGGTGCCTTCATGGAGGCGATCTCAGCGGATGCGGGCACTCAGCACGGACGCACGCCCATCTTCGCTCTGATCGACGAGTTGCATGCCTGGAAGAAGCGCGACCTTTACGACGTGATCTCGACCGGCATGGTGAAGGTGCCGGGCTCGCTGAAGATCATCATCACGACGGCGGGTCGCGGACAGGAGAACGTGGCCTACGAGATCGTCGACTATGCGCGCAAGGTCGCCCGCGGCGAGATCAACGACCCGACCTTGCTGCCGATCCTGTTCGAGACCTCGGCGAATGCCGACTGGCGCGATGAGGAGGTGTGGCGCAGGGTCAATCCCGGACTTGCCAACGGCTTCCCGGACATCGAGGGGCTTCGCGCCCTGGCGCGTGAAGCCGAGCATCGGCCAGGCGATCGCGAGGCCTTCAGACAGCTCCATCTCAACATATGGCTCGACCATTCATCTGATCCGTTCGTCGATATGTCGGTTTACGACGAAGGGGCGGGCATGGTCGACGTGGATGATCTAGAGCAGGAACCTTGCTGGCTTGCCGTCGACCTATCCACGGTGAACGATCTGACGGTGATCGTCGCCGCCTGGCGCTGGGGCGAAGACGGCTACATCGTGCATCCGTGGTTCTTCTGCCCTGCCGACAACCTGCGCGGCCGGGCCGACCGCGACGGGGTGCCCTATCCGCAGTGGGCGGAGGAAGGGAATATCACCGCCACGCCCGGCAACGTGGTCGATTATCGCTCCGTCGAAGACCAGATCCGGGAGCTGTGCGCCCGCTTCGACGTGCGCGAGATCGCCTTCGACCCGCACATGGCCCGCAACATGATCGCCAACCTGGCCGACGATGGCCTGCCGGTCGTGGAGATGCGGCAGGGATGGGTAACCATGGCGCCTGCGATCCGCGAGCTGGAGCGTGCGATCGTTGGCCGGCGCTTCCGCCACGGCGGACATCCGGTGTTGCGCTGGAACTTCCAGAACATCGCCGTCGAAACCGATAAGGCCGGCAACAAGAGCTTTCACAAGGGCAAGTCGACCGACCGTATTGACGGCGCGGTTGCCGCCGCCATGGCAGTAGCGCGCTGCGCCGCTGGCGACAATGGCCGGTCGAGCTACGACAGCGCGCCGGAAAACGTGGACGAATGGGCATTCGCATAG
- a CDS encoding phage terminase small subunit P27 family, with amino-acid sequence MKGRKAELRVIEGGLDHVPDVPAHIPAAVVEEWRGIIIELTERKVLTDAMRGSVDAYVMALHNAREAQKAIETHGLLVASGKDGVLKQNPAVSLLGKATQTIMRLAVELGLTPVARSKAVFRPPAGEEDDLFSKLLS; translated from the coding sequence ATGAAGGGGCGCAAGGCCGAACTCAGGGTGATCGAGGGCGGGCTGGATCATGTTCCGGACGTGCCGGCACATATCCCGGCCGCCGTGGTCGAAGAGTGGCGCGGCATCATCATAGAGCTGACCGAACGCAAGGTGCTGACGGATGCGATGCGCGGCAGCGTCGACGCCTATGTGATGGCGCTGCACAATGCACGCGAGGCACAGAAGGCAATCGAGACGCACGGCCTTCTCGTGGCCTCCGGCAAGGACGGCGTGCTGAAGCAGAATCCGGCAGTCAGCCTGCTCGGCAAAGCCACTCAGACAATCATGCGATTGGCAGTCGAGCTGGGCCTGACTCCTGTTGCCAGGTCCAAAGCGGTGTTTCGTCCGCCTGCAGGGGAGGAAGATGACCTCTTCAGCAAGCTCCTATCCTGA